One segment of Macrotis lagotis isolate mMagLag1 chromosome 1, bilby.v1.9.chrom.fasta, whole genome shotgun sequence DNA contains the following:
- the LOC141510181 gene encoding vomeronasal type-1 receptor 1-like isoform X1: MSLYSIAMGIIFSSQSGVGIFGNSLFLCCYGFTLFSSHRSRPMEPLLVQLMLSNTIVLLSQGCPLALFHLDNGYFLGNAGCKMLFYLQRVGRGHSICTTCLLSAFQAVTISLSHSSLEKFKVRLPKFIRPSCLLCWIFNVIVEINVPIYITVLRSDNSSHGGGLNLLYCYMERALKELTLLPSFRDILFVGCMVFTSGYMVFLLYRHHRRVQHIHSTCLSPRTFPEIKATQTILLLILQRGKSPIVTCCRLR, from the coding sequence ATGAGCCTATATAGCATAGCAATGGGGATTATCTTCTCATCTCAGAGTGGAGTTGGCATCTTTGgtaactctctctttctctgctgtTATGGTTTCACTTTATTCAGCAGCCACAGGTCAAGACCAATGGAACCCCTTTTGGTCCAACTTATGTTGTCTAATACCATAGTGCTCCTCTCCCAGGGATGCCCACTAGCACTCTTCCATTTAGACAATGGATACTTCCTGGGAAATGCAGGTTGTAAAATGTTATTTTACCTTCAAAGAGTTGGCCGGGGCCATTCCATCTGCACCACCTGCCTCCTGAGTGCCTTCCAGGCTGTCACCATCAGTCTCAGCCACTCTAGCTTGGAGAAATTCAAAGTCAGACTTCCAAAGTTCATCAGGCCATCATGTCTTCTCTGCTGGATATTCAACGTTATTGTAGAAATCAATGTGCCAATATACATAACAGTATTGAGGAGTGACAACAGCAGCCATGGAGGTGGATTGAATCTCCTTTATTGCTACATGGAAAGGGCACTTAAAGAGCttaccctcctcccttcctttcgaGACATCTTGTTTGTAGGATGCATGGTCTTCACCAGTGGTTACATGGTATTTTTATTGTACAGGCATCATCGGAGAGTCCAACACATTCACAGCACTTGCCTCTCTCCAAGGACATTTCCAGAGATCAAGGCCACCCAAACCATCCTACTGCTG
- the LOC141510181 gene encoding vomeronasal type-1 receptor 1-like isoform X2 produces MSLYSIAMGIIFSSQSGVGIFGNSLFLCCYGFTLFSSHRSRPMEPLLVQLMLSNTIVLLSQGCPLALFHLDNGYFLGNAGCKMLFYLQRVGRGHSICTTCLLSAFQAVTISLSHSSLEKFKVRLPKFIRPSCLLCWIFNVIVEINVPIYITVLRSDNSSHGGGLNLLYCYMERALKELTLLPSFRDILFVGCMVFTSGYMVFLLYRHHRRVQHIHSTCLSPRTFPEIKATQTILLLVYFLHSNLDHP; encoded by the coding sequence ATGAGCCTATATAGCATAGCAATGGGGATTATCTTCTCATCTCAGAGTGGAGTTGGCATCTTTGgtaactctctctttctctgctgtTATGGTTTCACTTTATTCAGCAGCCACAGGTCAAGACCAATGGAACCCCTTTTGGTCCAACTTATGTTGTCTAATACCATAGTGCTCCTCTCCCAGGGATGCCCACTAGCACTCTTCCATTTAGACAATGGATACTTCCTGGGAAATGCAGGTTGTAAAATGTTATTTTACCTTCAAAGAGTTGGCCGGGGCCATTCCATCTGCACCACCTGCCTCCTGAGTGCCTTCCAGGCTGTCACCATCAGTCTCAGCCACTCTAGCTTGGAGAAATTCAAAGTCAGACTTCCAAAGTTCATCAGGCCATCATGTCTTCTCTGCTGGATATTCAACGTTATTGTAGAAATCAATGTGCCAATATACATAACAGTATTGAGGAGTGACAACAGCAGCCATGGAGGTGGATTGAATCTCCTTTATTGCTACATGGAAAGGGCACTTAAAGAGCttaccctcctcccttcctttcgaGACATCTTGTTTGTAGGATGCATGGTCTTCACCAGTGGTTACATGGTATTTTTATTGTACAGGCATCATCGGAGAGTCCAACACATTCACAGCACTTGCCTCTCTCCAAGGACATTTCCAGAGATCAAGGCCACCCAAACCATCCTACTGCTG